Part of the Lycium ferocissimum isolate CSIRO_LF1 chromosome 6, AGI_CSIRO_Lferr_CH_V1, whole genome shotgun sequence genome, CGTGCATTCTAATTCGAATTGTTCCTTTACCAATAACTTTGCATGGAGCGTTGTTGCCCATCAAGATAACTCCACCTCCAACAGATTCATATGTGGTAAACAAATCCCTATTGGGACACATATGATAAGTACAACCCAAATCTAAGATCTACTCATCATTAGATTTAAAGCTATTGTTAGTAGCTAAAAATATTGTTCCCTCGGTCTCATCTGCAGCTACACTTGCTTCAGCGGTGTTAGTATTTTGgtgctcatttttcttttccttatgcttttctttgtttttcaacTTATAGCATTCGGAAATAATATGACCTTTCTTATGACAATATTTGCACACAACATGTCTGTATCTAGACTTTGACCTTGATTTAGACCTCTGTTTGATTCTTTCTTATCAGATCTACCTCTTACAAACAAGCCTTCCCCAAAGGGTGTACTAGTTTCCCCAATAATATCTCTATCTATCTGTTCTTTTGATTTTAAGATAGATTTGATATCTCTATAAGAGATATTATCCTTTCCATAAAGCATAGTATCTCTTATATGTTTAAATGATTGGGGAAGGGAAATAAGCAATAACACGGCTTGATCCTCATTTTTAACTTCAGCATCAATATTTCTCAAATCCATAAGAATGGAATCAAATGCATCAAAATGTGAGAGTATAGAAGGACCTTCAACCATACGAAATGTGTAAAGTTTTTGCTTCAGGTAAAGTCTATTTTCCATTGTCCTCTTCATATACAAGGTTTTTAAGTTTTCCCATATGCCTTTGGCTGTGGTTTCTACAGATACTTCACGTAAAACCTCATTGAGAGATTTAAAATGATACTCGATTTTGCCTTTTTATCTATGACGGCAAACTCGGGGTCCGTCATACTTTTACGGTTTCTTCTCCTTTCCTTCCAGTGCCATATCTAAGCCGTCCTGAATTAGGATAGCTTCCATCTTCAATTGCCACATCCTGAAGTTTGCACTTGGGTCAAATTTCTCAACGTAAGTCTTTGTTACAGTCATCTTTGGCTACTGAAATTAACCCGGTTAGAttcggctctgataccaattttttAGGATCAGAAACTCGGGTAATGCGGAATTTAGCCAAACGACGTTATAATGACAATAACAAAGACAATATTAAGTTGATTATAACGGcaagtaaagaaaataaatgagaCACAAATTTAACGTGGTTCGGTCACTGTGACCTACGTCCACAAGCGGAGAGGAACAATTTCACTATATCAACAAGAGTACAATAGAGAGTACAAAATTAGAGTAAATACTCTAATTGCCCCAAAAGTATCCCAAGAGAATAACCTCACAAGATCACTCCAAAAGAAGGATTCACACAAGTATTTCCCAATACCCAACTCTCTTATAACATTACTCTCAAAAGAAAGACAAAGGAAGAAAGCACTAAAATGTTTTCTAAGTGCTTGAAGGTGTGTTTTGAACGAGAGAGCTATCCTCTATTTATAGCAAATGATGCCAACTCTTTCAACCAGTCAAAATAATTGGTTCTATGCAATTTGCACAATTGCCAATTGGTTATCAACAAAAACATGTTATGGACATTGCAACCAAAAACATGTTATGGACATTGCAACTTGCTGCTTGCAACTTGTTGCCATTTTATTttcgttttatttattttgattgggTCCCATTTGTTATGGCACAAAACAAGGTCACATAACAACGTGCAACTCTTTCTTTGACAAGCCGGCCCAAGTTCATAAAGAATCAAGTTAGTGTATTTGTAGGCTTTGCCACAAAAGCACAAGAAATAAAAATGCCAATAGATATAAGGGAAGTTAAACTAAAAAGCAAATGCAAATGCTCCggaatttttttcaataaagaGTCATCTACATTGTCTCTATCCTTGATTCTGAGTTTGATATGGAATGATTTGAATGAGCATCTTAATaaattggtaaaaaaaaaaaaaaatgcacataCTTTATGCAGAGGTGCTTAATTAATACAATTTTCTATATATCTCAAACTTTACAAAGAACCTAAATCTGTTCtataaagaaaataaacttTTTTCTAATCCACATGAGAGATTGGAGAAGCTACTAGATGACCAGAACTACTAATTACAGAAATccaatatttgaaaattattatttattaaatcatTTTGGCCAAACAAAAGACATGAAATACCAGTGGCCTAGTGGTAGAAGAGTACCCTCCCATAGTACATAACCGGGTTCGAGTCCGGGCTGGTGCATTGACATTCCTTGTTGGGATAACTCAGTTGGGAGAGCGTTAGACTGAAGACATGAAGGTCACGTGTTCAATCCATATTCAccgcattttttttaatatttcctttttcttggctTCTTCAAATGTGATAGATATTTTCTGGAGCTCTCACTCGAATTAGAAGATTATATTGAGAACTGCTAATATCTACCTGACTTTTAAGGAATGAcgaatctttttttttggtgaataaACTGATTTTGTTACCAAGTGAGAGTTACAAAAGCAGAAAAAACaatgttaaatgaaaaattGTGGCAACCTTAAGGCACGTTTCTGTATTTGGCCTTAATTTCTGTATTTGTCCTTAATTTGTACTCACTCCCTCTGTCTCATTTTATATGACGGTATTTGACTAAGCAATTTTAAACGAGACTTGTGACATGTAAGCCAAAttctaggggtgtacaaagtaaaccgacaaaccgcatcAAACCGATAAACcaagtcaaaccgagaaaaaaacccgactagtggtttggtttgacttggtttggtgttggaaaaaaaaacccgaccataattgatttggtttggttttaactaaaaaaagtcaaaccgaaccgaaccaaaccaacccgacattatatgtattcaatttttaaaatattttatacataaaaatatttatttgtaaagtaatttataaatatttcttaaatttttttaagtaattttttatctattatcaaattattcaagcttgaatttagaattttgaatgtcaataagttttatatcctatggatgttagtaactcaaataaagtccaaaccaaaactaacTCAACGCTAAttctaacaaaagaaattcaatttaccactagaaatgacaataatgttggatatctattctttagttttgcataattgatttagagagtaaaaatacataacttaagtttttttctttgtcatataattaatacttattttagcatgacttggtatttttagattatggtcattttcttttatggcttgttaattagcaatatttattttaaccgattatattagcttttgttgaatattttaatacaatgtctttaatacaatgtcatcactcttctcatattttgtgttatgttcttaagaaacaccttaattatataattgtatcttactaggactaaagaaatatttaaagtaaaagttatatgttttgtatcaagactattccgaaaaaaaacccgaaaaatccgagaaaactgaacaacccgagaaaacccgaggttgaaaaacccgaattttattggtttggtttggtgtataaattttaaaaggtaaaatttctcaaatgactaccttattgtagcttcctaccatttgtagctaccctttttaatattaccattcgtagctaaaaatcggtgatttgtgtatgttttcgcaTGTATTTGTTTCGGAAATACATGAGCatgcgtaaaaaaaaaaaggaacggACTCCTTTAATTTAAGGCTGTAACGTTGGTGGTATTAATGtgaaattaagatattttttaccttcttttccgCAAAATCTGTTGTAATATTCCCTTTCCTTACACGTTTCTCTTCTTCCATGCATTCTTCCACATTCAaacgtaaaaattcaaatttcaaattaaatcttcaacacctctgaaaatacattgacaaaacaAACACGATCAATCATCAGGTATTTCGTGCAAAAACACCGTTTGATTTCTCAAATTTCGTCtattcaagttgtatttatgtgatttcaaaACAACACGATCAATCAACagccaatgtatttgaagttttcaatattgatttcgttttttatttacccatgtatttgatagcataactaatgtatttgacgtttacaatcaaactccatgtattttatattaaatatcatgtatttgtgtaagtaacaatttgcatcacccatgtatttagtggtaatgtatttgaagttttcaatattgatttcgttttttatttacccatgtatttgatagcataactaatgtatttgaagtttccaatcaaaccccatgtattttatattaaatcttatgtatttgtgtgagtaacaatttgcatcacccatgtatttgatgggattaatttgaacaaaatacataaatatatagaaaacttaccatgtatttgcgtcaccgtgtatttgaaactagatgAGGCTGAtcgaattaatttgaacaaaatacacaaatatatagaaaaacttacaaaaatacaccaccaaccacgacaattggtagttatatcatagaacatacacaaatacatatatttttcgtcttctcaaaaccctaaaaaactttctctctccccttctctcGTGTGcgccataaccaccaccatggCACTTTGAAGCAAAAACAATCACTTCCaccaagttgattttgtggaagaataataacacaaatagcgaaaatttcacgaaacaaaggagatgggaTAGAACGTGAGTACTTTAaggcttctttttcctttttttttgaaaaaaaaagaagaagaaagaatatgacgaatcttcttgattggtgagaatggaagtgaaatttttgcagaagggtgaaaagaggaagaagacgatcataaaaggtaagaagttatgaaaaaggagagagaatagtaatgtatattaagtgattaatattgttaccattaaaagggatatgggattgggggtgctaatttttaggtgtatttgtgaaatggtaattcaaaaattactgtgtagctataatagttaaattagaaaagtatttagttattattagtaattaaaataaaaggtagttattaccattaattatgtattagaagtagctataacgcgtaaaaattccattttaaaacccgacgcaattggtttggtttggtgtttaaaaaatccgaaccaacccggtccatgtacacccctaccaAATTCATACAAAAGTCCTGCTAAAATATCTTGTTAAATGAGTGACAATGAGTTTCACATGTCTTGTCATTTCAAATAAGTGGTGGTGACTGGTAAGGGTGCCAACaagtaaaaaatatatcatataaaaCGGGGCAAGAGAGATATTGTTAGTGCATTTATTGCATCGAGAAACAAGATTATAtttgtttaaataaatataatgtaATGTTCTCAATTAAGTTAAGTTATAATTTAACATGACTAATGCTTTTAACGTCGTTCGCGCATCACGCGGGTACTAAAactagtactccctccatcccaaaaagattgtcttactttctttattagtttatcccaaaaagaatgacacatttctaCGTTTAGAaactatttaattttatgagatgatttacagccacacaaatatctaagacttattttggaccacacatttcaaaagtcttcctttatttcttatacttcgtgccaagtcaaattaagacaatctttttgagatAAAGGGAGTATTACTcataaaaaagaacaaaaaaataaaattttcaaaaagctGCTACTAATCACCGCGTTGCACTTTTAGTGTCATGTAGGATATGAGGCTAGTCCTAGATTACACTCTGCACTAGAATGTCAAATGCATAGAAAATTTAAGCTTTTGTTGTCACAACTTCACTATCTTACATGTACGAATTCCATAAATTACCCTTGTAAAAATAACTGCCAATATAGGTATAAGAACCATCACATATATACTGTAGAATATAACAATTAGAACTCCTGGAACTTTGGCATGGCCTCCGCCTACTGTGATCAAGTGCGGAACAAGCTTATTCAGCATAGCAAAAAAACTAAGAAACATTGCCGCTATTACAAACAAGATTAaagtcgccaatgaagggcccCATGCCCATTTCCCACAGATCAGGCACAAGGCAGACAAAATCACCAACATGCTTGATATGAATGTGATTGTGGCCGCACTAATGAAAAGAAAACCTTCTACTGTAGCACTTGGAAATGTCAACAACTCAAGGATGCTAAGGCTCACAATCTTGACATGCTCTACGTGAGGAAAaacttcatgaaaattaagaagAGCTGCATATGCCCCTCCTGCGATAAACACCATGACTGTTAACAACAAAGTCAATAATGGTTGCACTTCACTCCTTATTGATCTTGTAGAATCCTCCTCTGGTGCTTTCACTATCCAATTGCTAGACTTTTCGTGGGCCTCTGCAGTGCGTGTGCCACTTTCACCAGCCGAATCTAAGGCGGGCTTTGTGAGTTCAACTGGATCTACTGTTTTTGTCTTGAcctatgtttatatatata contains:
- the LOC132060894 gene encoding uncharacterized protein LOC132060894, which produces MAMNIELSSETKQKEMQVTIKVDEDIQENEVLEVKTKTVDPVELTKPALDSAGESGTRTAEAHEKSSNWIVKAPEEDSTRSIRSEVQPLLTLLLTVMVFIAGGAYAALLNFHEVFPHVEHVKIVSLSILELLTFPSATVEGFLFISAATITFISSMLVILSALCLICGKWAWGPSLATLILFVIAAMFLSFFAMLNKLVPHLITVGGGHAKVPGVLIVIFYSIYVMVLIPILAVIFTRVIYGIRTCKIVKL